The region CGGTCTGGAGGGTGAAGCGGGCGTGGGGGGCGAGCGTGGCGGGGACGATTTCGACCGTCTGGCCGGAGGTTCCGGGGAGGCTGAGGAGCGACTGGCTGCCGGCTACGGGGAGGAAGTGGAGCTTGTCCAGGTAGTAGGCGCGGGCGGCGGCGGGATCGACCATGGCGAGGGAGACGGAGGTCATGCGGTCCGCGATGCGGTCTGCTCCGAGGTGCTTGCCGGTGTCGTTGGTGTGGAGGGAGTTGGGCTGGTACTGGGTGTACTCGATGTTCTGGGGGAAGGTGGGCTGGGCGGGGCCGGCGAGGGTGAAGAGGAGGTTGCCGGCGCCGGCCTTGCGGACGGCGTTGGGGGTGAGGCCGCGAGAGACGTACGAGTCGTGGAGTGCGTTGAGGTCCGCGCCTTCAAAGCAGAGGTGGAGGAAGCCTACCTGCGGATCTTTTTCCGTGGGGGAGTAGAGCTCGAGGAACTGCGTGTCGTTGATCTTGATGAAGGTTTCGTAGACGACGCCGTCCTTGTTTTTGAGCTCGAAGGCGTGTTCGAAGCCGAGCTTCTCATAGAAGGCCTGGGTGGCGGGGAGATCGTGGACGCGGATGGCCACATGGGCGATGCCGTTGAGGTCTGTGCTCTGGGCATGTGCGGCGGTGATCGAGAGCAGGACGGCGAGAGCGGCGGCTATGCGGTGGAACGAGGGCATGTGGCTCCTTGACGATCTGGCGGAGGCTGGCTCCTCATTGTCGCCGATGGCGAGGCGGTGTGCCAACGCGATCAGGGTCTGAGCCTGGGGAGTGGCGGGGGAGTGGGCTTGGGTGGCTCTGACTTTTCAGGCTCTGTAATGGTGCCGGGGAGGATGGTGGAGTTGACGGTGAGGTGGTGGTAGTTGGAGTAGCGCGCGGCGAAGTGGCGGGAGTCGTCCGGGGTGCTGGCGATGATGAGGGTGGGGAGCCAGACGCTGAGGTCGCCGAAGTCGGCGGGGGCGTAATCGACCGAGGAGAAGCTGGCGGTCTTGCGCTGGATGGCGATGGGGGTGGGGATGGTGCGCTCGACGTGAACGACCTGCAGGAACAGAGGCTCAATACGGGCGCCACCTTTGAGGCCGGGCGTGATGGCCGAGCAGGTGGGGTCGTTATCTACGCTCTTCTGGGCGTAGAAGGTGATCTGGATGAGTTTGTCTTTAGTGAGGCCAGGCGCGGCGATATAGGTGAGGCAGTGGCGGCTTTCCGGACGGAAGTAGAGGGACTGTCCGCCGGAGAAGGCTCCGTCAAAGAGCATGGGGATGCGGGCGCGGTCTTCGGGCAGGTAGGGTTTGCCGTCGATCTGGGTGATCTCGCGGGACTCTTTGAGGTTGGGGCTGTTGGGCTGGCGGACGACGCGAAAGGTGGACTTGAGCTCGACGTGGTGCTTGAAGGGGGCGGCGGGTGGCGTGACCCAGGTGTCGGCGGTCTCGTCGACGGTGAGGGATGGGATGAGAGAGCGGTACTGGGCGGCGGTGGTTTCGATGCGGATGAGGAGCTCGTCGAAGGAGTCGTTGAGCGGGCTGGAGCTGGTCATGCGGGGTTGGGTTGGGCGGGGAGGTGCAGGCTGCTGCTGCTGAGGCGCGGCAGCCTGCATGGTGAGGAGGACGAGAGCGAAGAGTGGAAGCTTCATGAGGTTCTCGCCGGGTAAAGGGTTTAGACGGCTACGGGCTCGCCCTTCATCTTCTCAGCGATGTCGTGCGCGATGAGGGCGTCGATGGTGGGCTGGAGCTGGCCTTCCATGACCATGTTGAGGTTGTGGTTGGTGAGGCCGATGCGGTGGTCGGTGAGGCGGTTCTGGGGGAAGTTATAGGTGCGGATCTTCTCGGAACGATCGCCGGTGCCGACCTGGTCCTTGCGGATCTTGGCCTCAGCCTGGTGACGGGTCTCTTCAGCTACTTCGTACAGGCGGGAGCGAAGAACGCGCATGGCCTTTTCACGGTTCTTGATCTGGGACTTTTCATCCTGGCAGGAGACGACCGTGTTGGTGGGCAGGTGCGTGATGCGGATGGCCGAGTAGGTGGTGTTGACCGACTGACCGCCGGGGCCGGAGGAGCAGAAGGTATCGACGCGGAGGTCCTTGGCTTCAATCTTGATGTCGACCTCTTCCGCTTCAGGCAGGACAGCGACTGTGATCGCAGAGGTGTGGACGCGGCCCTGGGTTTCAGTGGCTGGGACGCGCTGTACGCGGTGGACGCCGGACTCGTACTTCATCTGGGAGTAGACGCGGTCGCCTTCAAAGATGGCGGTGACGTCCTTGAGGCCGTTGCCGATGCCGGAGAAGGATTCGGAGAGGACCTGGACCTTCCAGCGATGCTGCTCGGCGAGGCGGAGATAGACGCGGAACATCTCGGCGACGAAGAGTGCGGCCTCGTCTCCACCGGTGCCGGCGCGTAGCTCGATGACGATGTTCTTGTCGTCGTTGGGGTCCTTGGGGAGGAGCATGACCTTGAGGGCTTCGGCGATGGGCTCGAGCTGCGGCTCAAGGGAGGCGAGCTCTTCCTTGGCCATCTCCTTGAGGTCAGGGTCGGACTCCGAGAGCATGGCTTTGGCTTCGGCGATGCCGTCGGCTACCTTGCGGTACTGGCGATACTTCTCAACGATGGGTTCCATGAGGCGATGCTCTTTGGCGATGGCCTGGAACTTCTTCTGATCGTTGACGAGGACGGGGTCGGACATGTCACGGCTGAGCGAGTCGTAACGGACTTCCATTTGGGCGAGGCGATCGAACATATAGATCCTTTGAGCAAAAGGTTTTGAATTTGTCTTGGGGTGGGGCGGGCTGATGGGCGTAGCTAGGCAAAGTCGTGACGCGGGGGCGTCACGCGGGAGGAGTTCACCGGGATTGCTGTGTTGGTCATACGCATCTGTTTAGATGTTACTCCGGTCGCGTTGGGTTCGGGAGGCATCTTTAGTGGGAGTGGTTTTGAAAGGGCATCAGGATGGCTTTGTTTGGGGCGGTGGCGGGGTTGGCGGAGGAGATGGCGGGTACTGCCAGCAGGCTGAAGAAGCGGGCTGCGATTGCGGCTGCGATTTTGGCGGTGCATGAGGAGTTGGCTGAGGAAGTTGGGCTGTTTTGCTTGTATCTGGCAGGGCTGCCGTTTGCGGAGGCTGATCCGCGGAAGTTGAATGCGGGTGGGGCGCTTTTGAGCAAGGCTTTGCTGGCGGTGAGTGGGGCTACGGGAGAGCAACTGACCGCGGGTTATCGGAAGTACGGGGATATGGGGGCGGCGGGGTTCGATCTGTTGCAGCTCCATCCAACGTCTCAAACGCGAGACATGGGGCACCCGCTTTTGCTGGGGGATGTGCGGGATGCGTTTGCGGGGATGGCTACGGCTAAGACGACGGCGATTCGGGCGGGGCTGGTGGAGGGGCTGCTGCGGCGGGCTACGGCGCTCGAAGCGAAGTATCTGCTGAAGCTGATGCTTGGGGATATGCGGATTGGGGTGAAGCAGAGTTTGGTGGAGGAGGCGATTGGGGTGGCGGCCGCGGCTGAGGTGGCTGATGTTCGACATGCGGTGATGCTGGAGGCGGATCTGGGTGGGGCGGCGATGAGGGCGTTTGGGGGGACGCTGGCGGAGGCGAGGATGAGGCTGTTTCATCCGCTCGGGTTCATGCTGGCTAGTCCGGTGGAGACACCGGAGGAGGCGATCGAGCGGTTTACGGCTAAGCCGGTGAAGGTGGCGAAGGCGAAGAAAAGTAAGAAAACCGAGGAGTCTGACGAGTTGCTGGTTGCGGAGATCGAGGGGGCGATGCTTGAAGACGACAAGCGAACCACAGAGGGCACGGAGGGTAAGGAGAGGAGCACAGAGGCCACTGTGGGGGTGCAGGCGTTTTTGGAGGATAAGTATGACGGGATGAGGGCACAGCTTCACTTTGGGGATGCGGAGCAGGTCGGTAGGGTGGCGATCTATTCGCGGAATCGCGAGGACATTACGGAGAGCTTTCCGGAGTTGTGTGAGGCGTTCTCAGAGGCTTCGGGTGAGCTTGGTGGGCTGATTTTGGATGGGGAGATTCTGGGGTGGGATTTTCAGCATGGGGTGGCGTTGCCGTTTGCTTTGCTGGGGCAGAGGATCGGGCGGAAGAAGGTGGGAAATGAGATTCGGCAGCAGGTGCCGGTGGTGTTTATGGCGTTCGATCTAATGTTTGAGCGGGGAAAACTGACGCTGGGGCTACCGCTGCGGGAGAGGCGTCGGCGCTTGGAGGAGGTTGTGGGGGCGCTGGCGGAGAAGGCGGTGTCGCCTCTTGTGTTGACGGAGCATGCGGCTCGGCGGCATGAGGCGCAGGCGAGGATGTTTGGCGGGGATGAAGAGGCTGAGGCTGGGGTGGCGCGGCTGATGCTTTCGCCCAGCAAGCTGGTGGAGAGTGCGGAGGAGATCGACCGCGCGTATGCGGATGCGAGGGCTCGGGCGAATGAAGGGGTGATGATCAAGGCGGCGGATTCGGTGTATCTGCCGGGGCGGCGGGGGCTTGCGTGGGTGAAGCTGAAGCGGGAGTTGGCGACGCTGGATGTGGTGGTGACCGGGGCCGAGTTTGGGCAGGGAAGGAAGGCTGGGACGTTGAGCGACTATACGTTTGCGGTACAGACGGATGCGGGGGAGTTGCTGAATGTGGGGAAGGCTTACTCGGGTGTCACCGACGCGGAGATATTGGAGCTGACGGAGTTCTTCAAGGCGCATACGCTCGAGGATCATGGGCACTCCAGGACGGTGGAGCCGCTGGTGATCTTTGAGGTGGCGTTCAACAACGTCATGCGGAGCGATCGTCATGCGAGTGGGTTTGCGCTGCGGTTTCCGAGGATTCTGCGGATCAGGACGGATAAGCCGCTGGGCGAGATCGATACGGTGGCGAGGGTGGAGGAGATCTATCAGTCGCAGGTGGATAAACCTAAGGACAGTGCAAAAGCAGTGAAGGGAAGTGGCCAGGCAGTGATGGGGCAGTTGCGGTGATGGGGAGGGCGATGTAGAGTAAAGGGCAGACATGAGCATCTATTTCAGCCCGTCGTTTACGTACCGCTCCTGGTGGCTTTACACCCGGGCGGCTTCGGCGAAGTAGATTCCTCGACGGATTGCAGTAAGTAACAAGCGAGAGATCGAACGAGACCAGATGAGCCGCCGCCCTGAGCAGGGTGAGCGGTTTTTTGTGTTTTAGGAGATGAACTGTGGCGACGACGATGGTGAATCCGGCGGTTGAGGTAGCGGGGCGGTTTGGAGCTTACGGCGGGCGGTATGTGCCGGAGACGCTGATGGCGGCGCTGCTGGAGCTCGAAGAAGCGTATGCGGAGGCGCAGGCGGACCCGGCGTTCCACGCTGAGCTTGATGACCTGCTGCACCACTACTGCGGGCGGCCTACTCCGCTTTACTTCGCCAAGCGGCTGACGGAGCAGTGTGGCGGCGCGAAGATCTACCTGAAGCGCGAGGACCTGCTGCATACCGGCGCGCACAAGATCAATAACGCGCTGGGGCAGGGGATGCTGGCGCGGCGCATGGGCAAGAAGCGGATCATCGCGGAGACGGGCGCGGGGCAGCATGGGGTGGCGACCGCTACGGTGTGTGCGCTGTTCGGGCTGGAGTGCGTGATCTACATGGGCGAGGAGGATATGCGCCGGCAGGAGCTGAACGTGTACCGGATGCGGCTGCTGGGGGCTGAGGTGCGTGGAGTTTCGGCGGGGTCTGCGACGCTGAAGGACGCGATTAATGAGGCGATGCGGGATTGGGTGACGAACGTTCGGACCACCTATTACATCCTGGGGAGTGCGTTGGGGGCGCATCCTTATCCGACGATGGTGCGGAACTTTCATCGCGTGATCTCGATTGAGGCTCGGAAGCAGTTTGTGGAGGAGACGGGCGGTCTGCCGGATGTGGTGGTGGCTTGTGTTGGGGGCGGGTCCAATGCGATTGGGGCATTCTATGAGTTTCTGGGGGACAAGGATGTGAGGCTGGTTGGGGTCGAGGCTGGCGGGCGAGGGACTGCGCTGGGGGAGCATGCGGCTCGGTTCCAGACTGTTGGGGGTGGGACTCCGGGAGTGCTTCAAGGGACGTATAGCTATGTGCTGCAGAACGATGCGGGGCAGGTAAGTGCGACGCACTCGGTGAGCGCGGGGCTGGACTATGCGAGCGTGGGGCCGGAGCATGCGATGCTGCATGACTCGGGCAGGGCGACGTATGTTTCGTGCTCGGATGCGGATGCGCTGGCGGCGACCGTGGCGTTGAGCCGGACGGAGGGGATTGTGCCGGCGCTCGAGAGTGCCCATGCAGTGGCTGAGGGGATGCGGATGGCTAAGGGAATGCGGACGGATGAGGTGATCATGGTGAACCTGTCCGGGCGTGGGGATAAGGATATGGGGATTCTGGCGAAGGAACTGGACCTGAAAGGTGCGTAAGATCCAAGCTCAACTTATGAGAATGACAAAGATGAATTTAACCTGCAGATTCTTGGCGTTTGCGATCTCAGTATTCGCCTTGCCAGCTTCTCTCGGCGCTCAGACGCTTGCAAGCGCCAAGCCACCTGCTTATCCATTGGCTGCAAGAGTTGCTGGTATTGATGGTCCTGTCGTTCTCAAAGGCACTGTATCTAAAGAAGGTAGGATGCTGGATATCAACGTCTTAAGCGGGCCGCCTGAACTACAGCAGGCCGCGATCGACGCGGTTCGAGGCTGGATATACAAACCGTATCGACACTTTGGGCATGAGATCGAAGTGGATACAACGGTGACGGTCAACTTCAACATGGGCACTGGTGCGAAAAAAGCAGAAGCACAGGCGAAGGCACGTGAAGAAATGTTGGCGAACGGCGAAATGCTCCCAACGCAGAACGGTTCACAGCCACCAAACCCGAAATTGTAAGAAGGTCAGGTCAAGCAAACTTTATGCCTATAGATTTTCTCAAGAAGCCCGGTGTTGTCGCTTATCTCACTGCGGGTGATCCGGATTTGGCTACTACGCGGGATATTGCGTTAGCTGCTATTGATGCCGGTGCGGATGTGATTGAGCTTGGCGTGCCGTTCAGCGATCCTCTGGCGGATGGGCCGGTGATTCAGCGGGCGAGTGAGCGGGCTGTGGCGCGGGGGACTCGGCTGAGCGATGTGCTGGGGCTGGCTAAGGAGCTTCGGGCTGCTCGACCGGAGTGTGGGATTGTGCTGTTCAGCTATCTGAATCCCGTGGTGAAGATGGGGATGAGGTCTTTCTGTGCAGCCGCGAAAGCTGCCGGTGCGGATGGCGTGCTGCTGACGGACATGATTGTCGAAGAGGCTGGGGAATACCTGGCGGAGATGAGTACGAATGGGCTGGCGCCGGTGTTTCTGGCGGCGCCTACGAGCCCGGATGCTCGGCTGAAGGCGATTGGCGAGGCGAGCAAAGGGTTTGTGTACGCGATCTCTCGCGTGGGGATTACGGGGACACAGGATAAGGTGGCGAGCGATGCGCCGGAGCTTGTGGCTCGGCTGCGGAAGTATACGGAGCTGCCGATTGCGGTCGGCTTTGGGATCTCGAATGCGGCGCACGTGAAGGCTGTGGGCGAGTTTGCGGATGCGGCCATTATCGGCAGTGCGCTGGTGGCTTTGATCGAGAAGACGGGGCCTGCGGATGCAGCGAAAGCAGTCGGCGAGTTCATTCGTGGGCTTCGTGAAGGGTAAGATTGCTGTGCGGCAGGATGTACCTACTTTCAGGAATGGTGGAGCGAAGGCATGGAGATTTCGGACTGGCGGAACAAGATCGATGAGCTGGATGAGCAGATTGTTGAGCTCATCAGCAAGCGGGCCGAGGCGGCGAAGGCGATCGGCGAGTTGAAGGCAAAAACGGCAATGCCGATCTATGAGCCGCAGCGGGAGAAGGATGTGTTCGAGCATGTGAAGAAGGTCAATCCGGGGCCGCTGGCCGATGCGGAGTTGATCCACGTGTATGAGCGTGTGATGGATGTGATGAGAACGCTTCAAAGACAGTAAGCGGCAGTGAAGTGCAGTATGCGGCAGTGTAGGCAGTAAGAGCTTAAGTAAGACAAAGGCGAAGCGCGATGATCGTAGCAATGCAGGACCAGGCAACTGAGGAGAATGTTCAGCAGGTGATCGAGCGGATGGTTGAGCTCGGCTTCAACGTCCACCGTACGACGGGCACGACGCAGACGATTCTGGCGGGCGTGGGCTCGCCCGATCATTTTGACGTGGCGGAGTTCCAGGTGCTGAGCGGCGTGCATGAGGCGTATCGGATCTCGTCGCAGTACAAGCTGGCGGGGCGGAGCTTCCGGCCTGAGGGGACGACGGTGACCTTCAAGAATGGCGTTGTGGTCGGCGGGAACCAGGTGACGATCATGGCGGGGCCGTGTTCGGTCGAGAGCCGGGAGCAGATACTGCTGAGCGCGAAGCAGGTTGCGGCGGCGGGTTGCCAGTTTCTGCGGGGCGGTGCGTTCAAGCCGCGGAGCTCGCCGTATAGTTTTCAGGGCATGGGGCTCGAAGGGCTGAAGCTGCTGCGCGAAGTTGCGGATGAGACCGGGCTGCTGGTGATCACGGAGGTCATGGAGATCTCGCAGATTGAGCTGATGCTGCCGTATATCGACTGCTTCCAGGTGGGCGCGCGCAATATGCAGAACTTCAACCTGCTGCGCGAGCTTGGACATGTGCGAATGCCGGTGCTGATGAAGCGCGGGATCGCGGCGACGATTGAAGAGGTTCTGCTGTCCGCCGAGTACATCCTGAGCGGCGGCAACTACGACCTGATGGTGTGCGAGCGTGGGATTCGGACGTTTGAGACTTACACGCGGAATACGTATGACGTTTCCGCGATTCCAGTGCTGAAGAAGCTGACGCACCTGCCGGTGTTTGGCGATCCGTCCCATGGTGTTGGCAAGCGTGAGTTTGTGCCGGCTATGGCACTCGCGAGCGTGGCTGCAGGGGCCGACGGATTGCTGATGGAGATGCACCCGAATCCGGATAAAGCGATGAGCGATGGCGCGCAAAGCCTGTTCCCGGAACAGTTGGAGAAGCTGGTGGCGCAGTTGCGGCAACTGGCTCCAATTGTGGGGAGAACGGTGGCTTAGGCGGCGTATACTTTTCGAAGGAGAGACGCCATGCAGCCCATTTCCGACGAAGAGAAGAGCCGCCGCCGGCGTATCAATCAGAGTGTGATTGGTACGAACGCGATGGAAGGCTTGAGTCTCGATGAAGAGACGTTGAGCCTGATGAGGCGATACGAAGAGGGCGAGATCGATCGGGAAGAACTTTCTTCGGCGATCGATCTTCATGTGGCGCGGCTTCTGCGTGAGCGGTCAGCCTTGGCTGGCGCAGCTTAGCCTGACGTGAGTTCCGGCTTTGAGAATGACCCTCATTCCGAGCGTGGCCATGCCTGCCCGCGTAATAAATTCGGAATAACGAACTACGCGGAGTTATCCCGTTTCGAAGCGCCTCTGTCTGCCAAGCGGCTGGGAGAACTTGAAGATCGTCCCATGAAGGGTAGTTTTGACTCGCAGCATCTGCGGGCGATCCACCGGTATCTGTTTCGGGATGTGTTTCCGTGGGCGGGGGAGTTCCGGGTGGTGAATATCTCGAAAGGCGGGCCCATGTTTGGCCCTGTTATGTTCATCGGACAGGCTCTGGATGATGCTTTTGGGAAGCTGGCTCGAGAGAAGCTTTTGAGTGGGCTCACGGTGGATGCGTTTGCGGACCGAGCGGCGTTCTACCTGGGCGAGATCAATGCGATTCATCCGTTCCGCGAGGGAAATGGGCGGACGCAGCGGGAGTTTATTCGGCAGCTTGCGGTGCGGGCGGGACATACGATCTCATGGGCTGGGTTTACGCAGCAGGAGATGATCGACGCTTCTATCAAGAGCCATGTGGGCGGAGAGAATGAAGCTCTGGCGGAGATTTTAAGACGGGCGCTCATGGAGCGGGGGAACGCATGATTGAGAGTGTTGCGATTGTCGGAACGGGGCTGATCGGGACATCGATCGGCCTCGCTTTGCGTCGGGCTGGGTTTGACGGCGAGATCGTTGGGGTGGATGCCAAGGGGGATGAGGCGGCTATGGCGGTCAGCATGGGGGCTTGCGACCGGGTGGGGGCGTTCGACGATGTGTGGAAGTGTGATGTTGTCGTGCTGGCCGTGCCGGTGCTGACGATTCTGGATTTTCTGGGGCGGCTGGCTCCGTTGATGGGACCGGACCAGTTGATTACGGATGTGGGGAGTACGAAGCTGCAGATCTTTGAGATGGTGAGGTCGCTGCGGGGGAATGAGGTTCGGGTGCGGATGTTGCCGGGGCACCCCATGGCTGGGAAGGAGTCGGGGGGGGCGGAGTTGGGGGATGCGGGGCTCTTTGAGGGGGCTATGTGGCTGTTCACCCCTGCCGAGGAGGAGTGGGATGTGGAGCGGGAGTGGCGGGAGTGGGTTACCCGGTTCGGGGCGCGGACGATGGATATGGACGCCCGGCGGCATGACCAAGTGTGTGCGTGGGTGAGTCATCTGCCGCAGATGGTGGCTACGGCGATGGCGGCGATGTACGAGGACGAGTTTGGGGCGGAGCCGGAGATTGCGGCGGAGTTCCAGGCGATCGGGGGGCGGGCGCTGCGGGAGATGACTCGTCTGGGGGCTAGTCCTTACAGCATGTGGCGGGATGTGGCGATGAGCAATACTGAGCCGCTGGCGGCTACGTTGTTCGCGCTGGAGCAGAGGTTGCAGCATCTGCGCGAGGGGCTTCGGACGCCGGAGCTGAGGGAAGAGTTCCGGCTGGCGAATGCTTTTCGGGCTCGGAAGTAGTACCCCCCCCTCCCCCGGCCGAATGATCCAAAGTCTTTATTCCATTGAAGTTAGGTCTGGACTTCGCTGCTAAGTTCTTTGTTTCGATGGTAAAGTGTTGCAAAGTATTCATTCGAGATGACTTATCCTCATCATGGCACGTACTTTATTTTAGTGCGCCATGACCTCTTCCGGGCTGGGTTTTTCGGCCTTGGCGGGGAGGCGCATGAGGAATGGGAGTGGGCAAAGGCAGAAGACGGAGACCGCAAGCATGAAGAAGGCGTTCTGATAGCTGAGCATGGAGGCCTGGCGGAGCATCTGCTGGTAGCCATAGCCGACCGCTAACTGCGCGGACTGGGCGGCGCTCATGCCGCCGTGGCGTAAGGCGGCTGCGACCGAGTTCATGTATTGCATGTATGGGACGGTGCCGGGGACGGCGTTGGCGGAGAGCTGGTTCTGGTGGGTCTGGGCGGTGCGGGCCAGGAAGGTGGTCAGCAAGGCTGTGCCGGCGGAGCCGCCGAGGTTTCTGGCGAAGTTGGAGAGCGACGAGATCTGATTGGACTTTGAGCGGGGGACGCCGACGTAGTTGAGCGTGGAGATGGGGATGAAGATGAAGGGCAGGCCGATGACCTGGAGCATACGCCAGAGGGTGGCGGTGCCGAAGCTGGTATCGAGCGAAAGCCGGGTGAGGTTGTAGAGGCCGATGGCGGTGGCCATATAGCCGAGACAGACGGTGAGGCGCGGGTCGATCCGCCAACTGAGCGAACGGCCGGCGAGGGCCATGCCGAACATCATGACGAAGCCGGCGGGGGAGAGGACCATTCCGGCTCGCTCGGCGGTGTAGCCGAGGAGGGCCTGTAGGTACTGGGGGATGAGGACGGTCGAGCCGAAGAGGACCATGCCGAGGATCAGCTGGAGGAAGACCGCGGTGCCGAAGTTACGGTTTTTGAGGAGCTTGAGGTCGACGATGGGATCGGGGTGACGCCACTCCCAGATAACGAAGAAGGTAAGGAGGAATACTGCGATGGCGGCGACGGTGCAGATCATGGGGTCGCCGAACCAGTCTTTTTCCTGGCC is a window of Granulicella tundricola MP5ACTX9 DNA encoding:
- a CDS encoding ATP-dependent DNA ligase, encoding MALFGAVAGLAEEMAGTASRLKKRAAIAAAILAVHEELAEEVGLFCLYLAGLPFAEADPRKLNAGGALLSKALLAVSGATGEQLTAGYRKYGDMGAAGFDLLQLHPTSQTRDMGHPLLLGDVRDAFAGMATAKTTAIRAGLVEGLLRRATALEAKYLLKLMLGDMRIGVKQSLVEEAIGVAAAAEVADVRHAVMLEADLGGAAMRAFGGTLAEARMRLFHPLGFMLASPVETPEEAIERFTAKPVKVAKAKKSKKTEESDELLVAEIEGAMLEDDKRTTEGTEGKERSTEATVGVQAFLEDKYDGMRAQLHFGDAEQVGRVAIYSRNREDITESFPELCEAFSEASGELGGLILDGEILGWDFQHGVALPFALLGQRIGRKKVGNEIRQQVPVVFMAFDLMFERGKLTLGLPLRERRRRLEEVVGALAEKAVSPLVLTEHAARRHEAQARMFGGDEEAEAGVARLMLSPSKLVESAEEIDRAYADARARANEGVMIKAADSVYLPGRRGLAWVKLKRELATLDVVVTGAEFGQGRKAGTLSDYTFAVQTDAGELLNVGKAYSGVTDAEILELTEFFKAHTLEDHGHSRTVEPLVIFEVAFNNVMRSDRHASGFALRFPRILRIRTDKPLGEIDTVARVEEIYQSQVDKPKDSAKAVKGSGQAVMGQLR
- the trpB gene encoding tryptophan synthase subunit beta yields the protein MVNPAVEVAGRFGAYGGRYVPETLMAALLELEEAYAEAQADPAFHAELDDLLHHYCGRPTPLYFAKRLTEQCGGAKIYLKREDLLHTGAHKINNALGQGMLARRMGKKRIIAETGAGQHGVATATVCALFGLECVIYMGEEDMRRQELNVYRMRLLGAEVRGVSAGSATLKDAINEAMRDWVTNVRTTYYILGSALGAHPYPTMVRNFHRVISIEARKQFVEETGGLPDVVVACVGGGSNAIGAFYEFLGDKDVRLVGVEAGGRGTALGEHAARFQTVGGGTPGVLQGTYSYVLQNDAGQVSATHSVSAGLDYASVGPEHAMLHDSGRATYVSCSDADALAATVALSRTEGIVPALESAHAVAEGMRMAKGMRTDEVIMVNLSGRGDKDMGILAKELDLKGA
- a CDS encoding prephenate dehydrogenase; amino-acid sequence: MIESVAIVGTGLIGTSIGLALRRAGFDGEIVGVDAKGDEAAMAVSMGACDRVGAFDDVWKCDVVVLAVPVLTILDFLGRLAPLMGPDQLITDVGSTKLQIFEMVRSLRGNEVRVRMLPGHPMAGKESGGAELGDAGLFEGAMWLFTPAEEEWDVEREWREWVTRFGARTMDMDARRHDQVCAWVSHLPQMVATAMAAMYEDEFGAEPEIAAEFQAIGGRALREMTRLGASPYSMWRDVAMSNTEPLAATLFALEQRLQHLREGLRTPELREEFRLANAFRARK
- a CDS encoding VOC family protein, with product MPSFHRIAAALAVLLSITAAHAQSTDLNGIAHVAIRVHDLPATQAFYEKLGFEHAFELKNKDGVVYETFIKINDTQFLELYSPTEKDPQVGFLHLCFEGADLNALHDSYVSRGLTPNAVRKAGAGNLLFTLAGPAQPTFPQNIEYTQYQPNSLHTNDTGKHLGADRIADRMTSVSLAMVDPAAARAYYLDKLHFLPVAGSQSLLSLPGTSGQTVEIVPATLAPHARFTLQTASLKQAAKRLKQASLPATKSSHTLTVNDPDGNQIVLSDTAHKP
- the aroF gene encoding 3-deoxy-7-phosphoheptulonate synthase, whose translation is MIVAMQDQATEENVQQVIERMVELGFNVHRTTGTTQTILAGVGSPDHFDVAEFQVLSGVHEAYRISSQYKLAGRSFRPEGTTVTFKNGVVVGGNQVTIMAGPCSVESREQILLSAKQVAAAGCQFLRGGAFKPRSSPYSFQGMGLEGLKLLREVADETGLLVITEVMEISQIELMLPYIDCFQVGARNMQNFNLLRELGHVRMPVLMKRGIAATIEEVLLSAEYILSGGNYDLMVCERGIRTFETYTRNTYDVSAIPVLKKLTHLPVFGDPSHGVGKREFVPAMALASVAAGADGLLMEMHPNPDKAMSDGAQSLFPEQLEKLVAQLRQLAPIVGRTVA
- the pheA gene encoding chorismate mutase, which translates into the protein MEISDWRNKIDELDEQIVELISKRAEAAKAIGELKAKTAMPIYEPQREKDVFEHVKKVNPGPLADAELIHVYERVMDVMRTLQRQ
- the prfA gene encoding peptide chain release factor 1 — encoded protein: MFDRLAQMEVRYDSLSRDMSDPVLVNDQKKFQAIAKEHRLMEPIVEKYRQYRKVADGIAEAKAMLSESDPDLKEMAKEELASLEPQLEPIAEALKVMLLPKDPNDDKNIVIELRAGTGGDEAALFVAEMFRVYLRLAEQHRWKVQVLSESFSGIGNGLKDVTAIFEGDRVYSQMKYESGVHRVQRVPATETQGRVHTSAITVAVLPEAEEVDIKIEAKDLRVDTFCSSGPGGQSVNTTYSAIRITHLPTNTVVSCQDEKSQIKNREKAMRVLRSRLYEVAEETRHQAEAKIRKDQVGTGDRSEKIRTYNFPQNRLTDHRIGLTNHNLNMVMEGQLQPTIDALIAHDIAEKMKGEPVAV
- a CDS encoding Fic/DOC family protein, coding for MKGSFDSQHLRAIHRYLFRDVFPWAGEFRVVNISKGGPMFGPVMFIGQALDDAFGKLAREKLLSGLTVDAFADRAAFYLGEINAIHPFREGNGRTQREFIRQLAVRAGHTISWAGFTQQEMIDASIKSHVGGENEALAEILRRALMERGNA
- a CDS encoding energy transducer TonB — translated: MAFAISVFALPASLGAQTLASAKPPAYPLAARVAGIDGPVVLKGTVSKEGRMLDINVLSGPPELQQAAIDAVRGWIYKPYRHFGHEIEVDTTVTVNFNMGTGAKKAEAQAKAREEMLANGEMLPTQNGSQPPNPKL
- the trpA gene encoding tryptophan synthase subunit alpha, with the protein product MPIDFLKKPGVVAYLTAGDPDLATTRDIALAAIDAGADVIELGVPFSDPLADGPVIQRASERAVARGTRLSDVLGLAKELRAARPECGIVLFSYLNPVVKMGMRSFCAAAKAAGADGVLLTDMIVEEAGEYLAEMSTNGLAPVFLAAPTSPDARLKAIGEASKGFVYAISRVGITGTQDKVASDAPELVARLRKYTELPIAVGFGISNAAHVKAVGEFADAAIIGSALVALIEKTGPADAAKAVGEFIRGLREG
- a CDS encoding antitoxin VbhA family protein gives rise to the protein MQPISDEEKSRRRRINQSVIGTNAMEGLSLDEETLSLMRRYEEGEIDREELSSAIDLHVARLLRERSALAGAA